A window of Thermococcus aggregans contains these coding sequences:
- a CDS encoding ArsA family ATPase, with translation MREYLIPKEGFRVLFFIGKGGVGKTTSSAAVSVALSKRGYKTLVVSIDPAHNLGDVFEVKLSDKPKQIAKNLYAMELDMEKLIKAYLKHLEENLKHMYRYLTVINLEKYFEVLSFSPGIEEYATLEAIRDILQRGDEWDVIVFDTPPTGLTLRVLALPEIALIWTEKLIEIRKKILEKRQAIENIQGERKFVIEGEEYKLPSKEEEDPVMRELKQYKTEIAFVREVITNPNKTSVIAVMNPEMLPLYETERAYETLRKFKIPFNLVVVNKVIELEEEVPSIRVKMEAQRKVLEEIGKKFKGIEIVKVPMFEEEPRGLKWLEKVGGLIVGD, from the coding sequence GTGAGAGAGTACCTTATTCCAAAAGAGGGATTTAGGGTTTTATTTTTTATAGGAAAGGGCGGAGTGGGAAAGACTACCAGTTCTGCAGCGGTATCAGTCGCCCTTTCTAAGAGAGGCTATAAAACGTTAGTAGTTTCAATAGATCCAGCCCATAATTTAGGGGATGTGTTTGAAGTTAAGCTAAGTGATAAGCCGAAACAGATAGCCAAGAACCTCTATGCAATGGAACTTGATATGGAAAAGCTCATTAAAGCTTATTTGAAGCATCTTGAGGAAAATCTAAAACATATGTACCGATACTTGACGGTGATAAACCTCGAGAAGTACTTTGAAGTGCTCAGCTTTTCTCCAGGTATAGAGGAATACGCCACCCTTGAGGCAATCAGGGATATACTGCAAAGGGGAGATGAATGGGACGTCATAGTCTTTGATACTCCTCCCACCGGTCTGACATTAAGGGTACTAGCCCTTCCTGAAATTGCCCTTATTTGGACGGAGAAGCTTATAGAAATAAGAAAAAAGATTTTAGAAAAGAGACAGGCAATTGAAAATATACAGGGAGAGAGGAAATTTGTAATCGAGGGTGAAGAGTACAAGCTCCCCAGTAAGGAAGAAGAGGATCCCGTAATGAGGGAACTCAAGCAGTATAAAACTGAAATTGCTTTTGTCCGAGAAGTAATTACAAATCCAAACAAGACCAGCGTTATAGCGGTTATGAACCCGGAAATGTTGCCACTGTATGAGACTGAGAGAGCATACGAGACTCTAAGAAAGTTCAAAATTCCCTTTAATCTGGTGGTTGTCAACAAAGTTATCGAACTTGAGGAGGAAGTTCCAAGCATAAGAGTAAAAATGGAAGCTCAAAGGAAAGTGCTTGAAGAGATAGGGAAAAAATTCAAGGGGATAGAGATTGTCAAAGTACCCATGTTTGAAGAAGAGCCAAGAGGATTAAAATGGCTTGAGAAAGTTGGGGGCTTAATAGTTGGAGATTGA
- a CDS encoding aldehyde ferredoxin oxidoreductase family protein, translated as MRKKPLFGRFLEIDLSKEKTSEMEVEPEIIRKFIGGKGIGAYFLYTFLKPKTNPLSPDNLLMFLNGPLTGTPFPSSGRTTVVTKSPLTGLYLDCHAGGYFGPELRKAGWDGIIVKGKSKDPIYLWIIDDEVEFRDASKIWGSSISETVEKIRAETDKKAHIASIGPAGENLVKFAAIMIDKDDDPWRAGVAARGGPGAVMGSKNLKAIAVKGSKEISTFDKGKLRELAVRLNKKIMEHNYIHIRRVIGTAYLVDPMNRLGILPTRNFQQGFIEDHYGIIGPNLRYYTKRDVSCYNCPVVCGRVVEVNGKEVKIEYECIALLGSNNGIKDIRDVAKAVLLCNEFGLDAISTGNIVGFAMECAEKGILPDVPKFGDAEGQRRLIEDIVYRRGIGDVLAEGVKKVAEKIGQGTEKFAMHVKGLEIPGYEPRSSWGMALAYATSDRGACHQRAFTARAEADGILKRFSTKGVARFVKEVQDERAAAFSLVVCDFMPLSIEDFISGLKYAIGVEFSLVEYLKVGERIWNLTRVFNIREAGISRKDDTLPPRVFEEPLPMPPDGEEKIRLPKEEFEKMLEEYYTLRGWDENGIPTKEKLEELGLDKI; from the coding sequence GTGAGAAAGAAGCCATTATTTGGCAGATTCTTAGAAATTGACTTGTCTAAAGAAAAAACAAGCGAAATGGAGGTAGAACCTGAAATCATCAGAAAGTTCATCGGGGGCAAAGGAATAGGAGCGTATTTCCTATATACTTTTCTCAAACCAAAAACGAATCCTTTATCTCCCGACAATTTGCTAATGTTTTTAAATGGACCATTGACTGGAACTCCATTTCCGAGTTCTGGAAGAACAACAGTAGTTACTAAATCCCCGTTAACTGGACTTTATCTAGATTGTCATGCGGGAGGATATTTTGGTCCAGAACTCAGAAAAGCTGGTTGGGATGGGATAATCGTAAAAGGAAAAAGCAAGGATCCAATATATCTTTGGATAATAGACGATGAAGTAGAATTTAGGGATGCTAGTAAAATATGGGGGTCATCCATAAGCGAAACCGTTGAGAAAATCAGAGCCGAGACTGATAAAAAGGCCCATATAGCTTCAATAGGCCCCGCGGGAGAAAACTTGGTTAAATTTGCAGCAATAATGATCGATAAAGACGATGACCCATGGAGGGCTGGGGTGGCGGCTAGAGGTGGTCCAGGAGCAGTTATGGGGAGCAAAAACCTCAAAGCAATAGCAGTAAAAGGTTCAAAAGAAATTAGCACCTTTGATAAAGGAAAACTTAGAGAGCTAGCAGTTAGACTTAACAAAAAAATAATGGAGCACAATTACATTCATATAAGGCGAGTAATAGGAACTGCATATCTAGTAGACCCAATGAATAGATTGGGGATACTACCAACTAGAAACTTCCAACAGGGATTTATAGAAGACCATTATGGGATAATTGGCCCAAATTTGAGGTACTACACGAAAAGGGATGTCAGCTGTTACAATTGTCCTGTTGTCTGTGGTAGAGTTGTTGAAGTTAATGGAAAAGAAGTGAAAATTGAATACGAGTGCATAGCTCTACTAGGAAGCAATAATGGAATAAAAGACATTAGAGACGTTGCAAAAGCAGTATTACTATGTAATGAGTTTGGATTAGACGCAATTTCTACAGGTAACATTGTCGGGTTTGCAATGGAGTGTGCTGAAAAAGGTATTTTACCTGATGTGCCAAAGTTTGGGGATGCTGAAGGACAAAGAAGGCTGATAGAGGATATAGTCTACAGAAGAGGAATAGGAGATGTGCTCGCAGAAGGTGTCAAAAAAGTAGCAGAAAAGATAGGCCAAGGGACAGAAAAATTTGCAATGCATGTTAAAGGTTTAGAAATTCCAGGTTATGAGCCAAGAAGCTCTTGGGGAATGGCATTAGCATATGCAACTTCAGATAGAGGGGCTTGCCACCAAAGAGCTTTCACAGCAAGGGCTGAAGCAGATGGAATTTTGAAGCGTTTCTCTACTAAAGGTGTTGCAAGATTCGTGAAAGAGGTACAAGATGAGAGAGCTGCAGCATTTTCCTTGGTTGTATGCGACTTTATGCCATTAAGTATCGAGGATTTCATAAGTGGCTTGAAGTATGCAATAGGAGTTGAGTTTTCTCTGGTAGAGTACTTGAAAGTTGGAGAACGGATTTGGAATTTAACTAGAGTGTTCAACATTAGAGAAGCCGGAATCTCAAGAAAAGACGACACCTTGCCTCCAAGAGTGTTCGAAGAACCACTACCAATGCCCCCGGATGGAGAAGAGAAAATTAGGCTTCCAAAAGAAGAATTTGAAAAAATGCTTGAGGAATATTACACGCTAAGAGGATGGGATGAAAACGGTATCCCTACTAAAGAAAAACTTGAGGAATTAGGTCTAGACAAAATTTAA
- a CDS encoding ATP-binding protein, with the protein MRIIPRRIELAQLESEGWKMLYGRRKTGKTFLVQHFVEHDRFYFVNRDGTILDLTSGKYMNYDEFRREFLDNLGKEKIVIDEFHRLPDGFLDLLHAHSTLDSELILITSTLWLTVRILSMRESPLLGIVLPVKIGLIDEREILVELSREVNGKELIEASTYLREPMLVPSYKPPLREFLTDYLHSSGPIIKDIIGETFTQEEIFFSEVYQGVLHSIADGKSKSGEIGSYLLSKGLIESPSSIQKYLKVLSSMGLIKKKPIHGKKRRFRYSIVSPLLDLHFYLEAKYAYTELETPKEFIRKAVDEKVPRHVEGFIESLLAKTYGLRPVKVELPALELDIALMSFSKLELVGEVKWKSRVKREEVKKIEEKLSKFKCRKVLVVPSKEVLEKEPKGIEVLTPEDLLEIAKRSLEALV; encoded by the coding sequence ATGAGAATCATTCCAAGAAGAATTGAACTTGCACAGCTTGAGAGTGAAGGCTGGAAAATGCTCTATGGAAGAAGAAAGACGGGAAAGACCTTTCTCGTTCAGCACTTCGTTGAACATGATAGATTCTACTTCGTAAATCGGGATGGAACCATACTCGATTTAACATCAGGAAAATACATGAACTACGATGAGTTTCGGAGAGAATTCCTTGATAATCTCGGAAAAGAGAAAATTGTAATAGATGAGTTTCACCGCCTTCCAGATGGCTTTCTTGATCTTCTCCACGCTCACTCAACTCTGGATAGCGAGCTTATCCTTATAACTTCGACCCTATGGCTGACAGTGAGAATTCTCTCAATGCGTGAGAGTCCCCTCCTCGGGATAGTGCTTCCTGTTAAGATTGGTCTAATCGACGAAAGGGAAATTCTCGTAGAACTGTCGAGGGAAGTCAATGGGAAAGAGCTTATTGAGGCTTCAACGTACCTTCGTGAACCGATGCTTGTGCCTTCTTATAAGCCACCGCTCAGGGAGTTCCTAACCGATTACCTACACTCATCTGGCCCAATTATCAAGGATATCATAGGAGAAACCTTCACTCAAGAGGAAATTTTCTTCTCTGAGGTCTACCAAGGTGTCCTCCATTCGATAGCAGACGGAAAATCAAAGAGTGGCGAAATTGGAAGCTATCTACTTTCCAAAGGATTAATTGAATCACCTTCCAGCATTCAGAAGTATCTTAAAGTACTGTCCTCAATGGGGCTCATAAAGAAAAAGCCAATCCATGGAAAGAAAAGGCGCTTCCGCTACTCAATAGTCTCACCTCTCCTCGACCTCCACTTCTATCTCGAGGCAAAGTACGCCTATACTGAGCTCGAGACACCCAAAGAGTTCATCAGGAAAGCCGTTGATGAAAAGGTTCCAAGGCATGTTGAGGGTTTCATTGAGAGCCTTCTGGCTAAGACTTATGGTTTAAGACCGGTGAAAGTTGAGCTCCCAGCTCTTGAGCTTGATATCGCATTAATGAGCTTCAGCAAACTTGAGCTGGTAGGGGAGGTTAAGTGGAAAAGCAGGGTTAAGCGTGAAGAAGTGAAAAAAATTGAAGAGAAGCTTTCTAAATTCAAGTGCAGGAAAGTTCTTGTTGTTCCATCTAAGGAAGTCCTTGAAAAAGAACCTAAAGGGATTGAAGTGTTAACTCCCGAGGATCTCCTAGAAATTGCAAAAAGAAGCTTAGAAGCACTTGTTTAA
- a CDS encoding carbon starvation CstA family protein — MNSAVIVLAAAIIYVAMYFTYGKALQNKVVKADPNRPTPAHKLYDGVDYVPAHPLVLYGHHFASIAGAGPITGPALAMAWGWLPSILWIWFGNVFIGAVHDYLALMASVRYDGKSIQWIAGKIMSKRTGVAFEVYIWFTLLLVVAAFVAVVAKLVTTTPQAATATLLFLVVAVILGWLMYKVKLNFYVSTIIGLVLLVIAVWLGLKYPLVFVQGQEAGSGAAYLQAYHYWNIILWLYIIAASSLPVWILLQPRDYLNAYILWFGLLVGGIAFIALAKPFEVPGYTMFSANVVGGQPSPFWPTVPLVIACGALSGFHSLVGSGTSSKQLDNEIHGLMVGYGGMFTEGFLSTIVVTAIAVYGVKLTGLNVADWGTQYITKGGLGTFISGYASGLHDFYGLDMTLGKTFATLWVSAFALTSLDTATRLGRFAWQEVFGMVTDTSQGIWKTITNKWVASFIIASLGTYLAWGASYKILWPAFAGMNQLLASIAMMTAAVWAYKIQKAGRWGYAVLIPALFLWITVTAGLIWYIAVVPLSGGTLIAVKGSLLVGLLLNFLLIYDFYLAWKRPEEEYEAVAA, encoded by the coding sequence ATGAACTCGGCAGTTATTGTATTGGCGGCCGCGATTATATATGTGGCCATGTATTTTACTTATGGAAAAGCTCTCCAGAACAAAGTCGTCAAAGCCGATCCCAACAGACCAACACCTGCACACAAGCTTTACGATGGCGTTGACTATGTCCCAGCACATCCGTTAGTTCTATATGGACATCATTTTGCTTCAATAGCTGGAGCCGGACCTATTACGGGGCCGGCACTAGCAATGGCATGGGGATGGTTGCCATCAATACTTTGGATATGGTTTGGAAACGTATTTATTGGGGCAGTGCATGACTACCTGGCTTTGATGGCATCAGTAAGGTATGATGGTAAGTCAATTCAATGGATTGCCGGAAAGATAATGAGCAAAAGGACAGGAGTTGCTTTTGAGGTATACATATGGTTCACATTGCTTCTTGTAGTGGCGGCATTCGTTGCTGTAGTTGCAAAGCTAGTCACAACAACACCCCAAGCAGCCACAGCCACATTGCTCTTCTTAGTCGTGGCAGTAATTCTCGGATGGCTCATGTATAAGGTGAAGCTCAACTTCTATGTGAGCACTATAATCGGTTTAGTGCTCTTAGTAATTGCAGTATGGTTAGGTCTCAAATATCCATTGGTCTTCGTTCAAGGACAGGAGGCAGGAAGTGGGGCGGCATATCTTCAGGCATACCACTACTGGAACATCATCCTGTGGCTCTATATCATAGCAGCATCTTCACTTCCGGTCTGGATACTCCTACAGCCAAGAGATTATCTTAATGCCTACATACTGTGGTTTGGTCTCTTAGTTGGGGGTATAGCATTTATAGCACTGGCAAAGCCCTTTGAAGTTCCAGGATACACAATGTTTTCGGCCAACGTAGTTGGAGGACAGCCATCGCCCTTCTGGCCAACAGTGCCATTGGTTATTGCATGTGGTGCATTGAGTGGATTTCACTCTCTTGTAGGTTCGGGAACATCATCGAAACAGCTTGACAATGAGATACACGGACTTATGGTTGGTTATGGAGGAATGTTCACAGAGGGATTCCTTTCAACAATTGTTGTCACCGCCATAGCTGTTTATGGTGTTAAGCTCACGGGACTCAATGTTGCAGACTGGGGAACTCAATATATCACCAAAGGCGGTCTTGGAACATTTATCTCTGGCTATGCAAGCGGTCTCCACGACTTCTATGGATTGGACATGACCTTAGGCAAAACCTTTGCGACCCTTTGGGTTTCAGCTTTCGCATTAACATCTCTCGATACCGCTACAAGGCTTGGAAGATTTGCATGGCAGGAAGTCTTTGGAATGGTAACCGACACAAGCCAAGGAATCTGGAAGACCATAACGAACAAATGGGTGGCCTCGTTCATCATAGCTTCCCTTGGAACATATTTAGCATGGGGTGCCAGTTATAAAATACTATGGCCAGCATTTGCTGGTATGAACCAGCTTTTAGCGTCAATAGCAATGATGACAGCTGCAGTATGGGCTTACAAGATACAGAAAGCAGGAAGATGGGGTTATGCCGTTTTAATTCCAGCACTGTTCTTGTGGATAACAGTTACGGCAGGTCTTATATGGTACATAGCAGTAGTTCCACTATCTGGAGGCACTCTAATAGCGGTAAAAGGCTCTCTCTTGGTAGGTTTGTTGCTCAACTTCCTCTTAATTTATGACTTCTACCTTGCGTGGAAGAGACCGGAGGAAGAATACGAGGCCGTTGCAGCTTGA
- the purT gene encoding phosphoribosylglycinamide formyltransferase 2 produces the protein MISIRDEIGTPLTDSAVKIMLLGSGELGKEIAIEAQRLGVEVIAVDRYANAPAMQVAHKSYVGNMKDKDFLWSIVEREKPDAIVPEIEAINLDALFEFEEEGYFVVPNAKATWIAMHRERTRETLAKKAKVPTSRYAYATTLDELYEACEKIGYPCHTKAIMSSSGKGSYFVKSPEDIPKAWEVAKKKARGSADKIIVEEHIDFDIEITELAVRHFDENGKIVTTFPKPVGHYQIEGDYHSSWQPAEISEKAEREVYRITKKITDVLGGVGIFGVEMFVKGDKVWANEVSPRPHDTGMVTMASHPTGFSEFGLHVRAILGLPIPAVEENGIRKFPILTPAATHVILSNQEGYAPRFRNVFKALNIPNTTVRFFGKPEAYKGRRLGVALAWDSDVQVAKRKAEQVAHIIELKTRSGEWQGQGFIKKKHLL, from the coding sequence ATGATAAGTATTAGAGACGAAATTGGAACTCCCTTAACTGATTCTGCCGTCAAGATAATGCTCCTTGGAAGCGGGGAGCTTGGAAAAGAGATAGCCATAGAGGCTCAAAGATTGGGAGTGGAAGTTATTGCAGTTGATCGCTATGCCAATGCTCCTGCAATGCAGGTAGCTCACAAAAGCTACGTCGGCAATATGAAGGACAAGGACTTCCTCTGGAGCATCGTGGAGAGAGAAAAACCCGACGCAATAGTGCCGGAGATAGAGGCCATAAACCTCGATGCACTCTTTGAGTTTGAGGAGGAGGGCTACTTCGTTGTCCCAAATGCCAAAGCGACCTGGATCGCAATGCACCGCGAGAGAACGAGAGAGACGCTCGCGAAGAAAGCAAAAGTCCCCACATCAAGATACGCCTACGCGACAACATTAGATGAGCTTTATGAGGCATGCGAAAAGATAGGATACCCATGCCACACCAAAGCCATAATGAGCTCCAGTGGAAAAGGTTCTTATTTCGTCAAAAGCCCCGAAGATATTCCAAAGGCATGGGAAGTTGCAAAGAAAAAAGCCCGTGGCAGTGCCGATAAAATAATAGTTGAAGAGCATATAGACTTCGACATCGAAATAACCGAGCTTGCAGTGAGGCATTTCGATGAGAACGGGAAGATAGTTACCACTTTCCCAAAGCCCGTTGGTCATTACCAAATTGAAGGGGATTACCACTCAAGCTGGCAGCCAGCAGAGATAAGCGAGAAAGCGGAGCGTGAGGTTTATAGAATAACCAAAAAGATTACCGACGTCCTCGGGGGAGTTGGAATCTTTGGAGTTGAGATGTTCGTCAAAGGGGACAAGGTATGGGCTAATGAAGTCTCCCCGAGACCCCACGACACGGGAATGGTGACCATGGCGTCACATCCTACAGGCTTTTCCGAGTTTGGCCTCCACGTTAGGGCTATTTTGGGGCTTCCAATTCCAGCGGTAGAAGAAAATGGCATTAGAAAGTTCCCAATCTTAACGCCAGCTGCAACCCACGTGATCTTGTCAAACCAAGAAGGCTACGCTCCAAGGTTCAGGAACGTCTTTAAGGCATTGAACATTCCAAACACGACCGTTAGGTTCTTCGGAAAGCCCGAAGCGTATAAAGGAAGGCGCCTTGGCGTTGCCCTTGCATGGGATAGTGACGTTCAAGTGGCAAAGAGGAAAGCAGAGCAAGTTGCCCACATAATAGAGCTCAAAACAAGAAGCGGGGAATGGCAGGGTCAGGGCTTCATAAAAAAGAAGCATCTGCTTTGA
- the purE gene encoding 5-(carboxyamino)imidazole ribonucleotide mutase translates to MKVLVVMGSKSDSHIAEKVTKVLDEFGVSYDVEVASAHRNPKKVEELAKKDYDVFIAIAGLSAALPGVIAAHTTKPVIGVPVSAKLGGLDSLLSIAQMPPGVPVATVGIDNGKNAALLAIEILALKDESLKKKLEEYRKRMQS, encoded by the coding sequence ATGAAAGTGCTCGTGGTAATGGGGAGCAAGAGTGATTCTCACATTGCGGAAAAAGTTACGAAAGTGCTTGATGAATTTGGAGTTAGCTACGATGTAGAAGTGGCATCTGCCCATAGAAACCCGAAAAAAGTTGAGGAATTAGCAAAGAAAGACTATGATGTCTTTATTGCCATAGCTGGTTTAAGCGCCGCCTTACCTGGAGTGATAGCGGCTCATACGACTAAACCTGTGATAGGAGTTCCAGTTTCAGCAAAGCTCGGTGGTTTGGATTCTCTCTTGAGCATTGCCCAAATGCCACCGGGGGTTCCAGTAGCTACTGTGGGAATAGACAACGGAAAGAACGCCGCACTGCTAGCCATTGAGATTTTGGCATTAAAAGATGAGAGCTTAAAGAAAAAGCTTGAAGAATACAGGAAAAGGATGCAGAGTTAA
- the oadA gene encoding sodium-extruding oxaloacetate decarboxylase subunit alpha: protein MVEIIDTTFRDAHQSLIATRMSTKDMLPIAEKMDKIGFYSMEVWGGATFDAALRFLREDPWERLKLLREHIKRTKLQMLLRGQNVVGYRHYPDDVVEKFVELAYKNGIDIFRVFDALNDVRNMETAIKKAKEVGAEVQGAICYTTGKIFTVEYYLQKVDELIELDVDYITIKDMAALLDPQTAYELVKEIKDRYGVKVNVHTHATSGLASATYLKAIEAGADYIDTSIYPLANGTAQPAIQSIYYSLREEDKPKIDMKLIFEISRYLRKLLDEKYEHLLNKRALHGDPNVLIHQIPGGMYSNLIKQLSELKALDKLDEVLEEVPRVREELGYPPLVTPTSQIVGVQAVLNVLFGRYKRVTQETKNYVKGLYGRPPAPIKEEIKKLILGDEEPITVRPADLLEPMLEKARKELEEKGYLEKEEDVVTYCLFPQVALEFFELRKQGKLKPVEEKPKGKVIKIYVGGREYEVGVEGVKLEALAMPSYAPSEVSAQPVSVSSVSAPSVSASTPSAPVEAAAPAPAAGENVVTAPMPGKVLRILVREGEQVKVGQGLLVLEAMKMENEVPSPKDGVVKKILVKEGDTVDTGQPLIELG from the coding sequence ATGGTCGAGATAATTGATACTACATTTAGGGATGCTCATCAATCACTCATTGCTACGAGAATGAGCACAAAAGACATGCTTCCAATTGCAGAGAAAATGGACAAAATTGGCTTTTATTCGATGGAAGTATGGGGAGGAGCTACTTTTGACGCGGCTTTGAGGTTCCTGAGAGAAGACCCCTGGGAGAGACTAAAGCTTTTAAGGGAGCACATAAAGAGAACGAAACTCCAAATGCTTCTTAGAGGTCAAAATGTCGTTGGTTACAGGCATTACCCAGATGATGTTGTGGAAAAATTTGTTGAGCTGGCTTACAAAAACGGTATTGACATTTTTAGAGTCTTTGATGCTCTGAATGACGTTAGGAATATGGAAACCGCAATTAAAAAAGCCAAAGAAGTGGGAGCAGAGGTTCAAGGAGCAATATGCTACACCACGGGGAAGATTTTCACAGTGGAGTATTACCTCCAGAAAGTTGATGAGCTTATTGAGCTTGATGTTGATTATATAACAATTAAGGACATGGCTGCCCTTTTAGATCCTCAGACGGCTTATGAACTTGTGAAAGAGATTAAAGACCGCTATGGAGTAAAAGTCAACGTTCATACTCATGCAACGAGTGGGTTAGCTTCGGCAACCTACTTGAAAGCGATTGAGGCCGGGGCAGATTATATAGACACGTCTATTTACCCACTTGCTAATGGAACAGCTCAGCCTGCAATCCAGAGCATTTATTATTCCTTGAGAGAAGAGGATAAGCCCAAGATCGATATGAAGTTAATCTTTGAAATTTCCAGATACCTAAGGAAGCTCTTAGACGAAAAATACGAACACTTACTGAACAAGAGAGCTCTTCATGGAGACCCGAACGTCCTGATCCACCAGATCCCAGGTGGAATGTATTCTAACTTAATAAAGCAGTTGAGCGAGCTTAAAGCCTTGGACAAGCTCGATGAGGTTCTTGAAGAAGTTCCTAGGGTTAGGGAGGAACTCGGCTACCCACCGCTAGTAACGCCAACGTCCCAAATAGTTGGGGTACAAGCAGTTCTTAACGTCCTCTTTGGAAGGTACAAGCGAGTGACCCAAGAGACTAAGAATTATGTTAAGGGTCTTTATGGAAGGCCTCCAGCCCCGATAAAGGAGGAAATCAAGAAGCTTATTCTCGGCGATGAAGAACCGATAACTGTTAGACCAGCTGACTTGCTTGAACCAATGCTTGAGAAGGCAAGAAAAGAGCTTGAAGAAAAAGGCTACCTTGAGAAAGAGGAGGACGTTGTAACTTACTGCCTCTTCCCACAGGTGGCTTTGGAGTTCTTTGAACTTAGAAAGCAAGGAAAATTAAAGCCAGTTGAGGAGAAGCCAAAGGGCAAAGTAATCAAGATTTATGTGGGCGGAAGAGAGTACGAGGTTGGCGTTGAGGGAGTAAAGCTTGAGGCTTTGGCAATGCCGAGTTATGCTCCTTCAGAAGTTTCAGCTCAACCTGTGAGTGTGTCTTCTGTTTCAGCTCCTTCTGTTTCGGCTTCAACTCCTTCGGCGCCTGTTGAAGCAGCGGCTCCGGCACCGGCGGCTGGTGAGAATGTGGTCACTGCGCCCATGCCTGGGAAGGTGTTGAGGATTCTTGTGAGGGAGGGTGAGCAGGTTAAGGTTGGTCAGGGGTTGCTTGTTTTAGAGGCTATGAAGATGGAGAATGAGGTTCCTTCGCCGAAGGATGGTGTTGTGAAGAAGATCCTCGTGAAAGAAGGCGACACCGTTGATACAGGCCAACCACTAATAGAACTTGGTTAG
- a CDS encoding NOL1/NOP2/sun family putative RNA methylase, whose amino-acid sequence MMERLFSLGYSKQFAERYFELWGERALKIAEAMERPLPRCFRVNTLRIEIPKLTKLLNKKGFQFKRVPWAREGFCLTREPFSITSTPEYLGGLLYIQEASSMYPPIALDPKPGEIVADMAAAPGGKTSHLAQLMENKGIIYAFDVGEERLKETRLNLSRLGVTNTILFHKSSLYMGELGIKFDKILLDAPCTGSGTIHKNPERKANRTLEDIKFCQNLQKEMIKVALENLKEGGILVYSTCSLEPEENEFVIQWVLDNFDVELLPLKYGEPALTKPFGIELSEEISKARRFYPDKHKTSGFFVAKIRRKS is encoded by the coding sequence ATGATGGAGAGACTTTTTAGCCTTGGATATTCAAAACAGTTCGCGGAGAGATATTTTGAGCTGTGGGGGGAGAGGGCTTTAAAGATAGCTGAGGCTATGGAGAGGCCTTTACCTAGGTGTTTTAGGGTTAATACCCTCCGCATTGAGATTCCAAAGCTTACTAAACTTCTGAACAAAAAGGGTTTTCAGTTTAAACGCGTTCCTTGGGCAAGAGAGGGCTTTTGTCTGACGAGAGAACCATTTTCTATAACCTCTACTCCGGAGTACCTCGGTGGTTTGCTGTATATTCAAGAAGCGTCATCAATGTATCCTCCTATAGCATTGGATCCAAAGCCGGGAGAAATTGTAGCGGATATGGCGGCAGCTCCCGGGGGAAAAACTTCTCACCTTGCCCAGCTTATGGAAAATAAGGGGATTATATATGCATTCGACGTTGGGGAGGAAAGGCTTAAGGAAACAAGATTGAACTTATCTCGACTTGGAGTCACGAACACAATCCTCTTCCATAAAAGCTCCCTTTACATGGGGGAACTGGGAATTAAGTTTGACAAAATCCTCCTTGATGCTCCCTGCACGGGTTCTGGAACTATTCACAAAAATCCAGAAAGAAAGGCAAACAGAACATTGGAAGACATAAAGTTCTGTCAAAACCTCCAGAAGGAGATGATAAAAGTTGCTCTAGAAAATCTCAAGGAAGGAGGAATTTTGGTCTATTCGACATGCTCTTTAGAGCCTGAGGAGAACGAGTTTGTTATTCAGTGGGTTTTGGATAACTTTGATGTGGAGCTGCTTCCTCTTAAGTATGGTGAACCCGCTTTAACGAAGCCTTTCGGAATCGAGCTTAGTGAGGAGATCAGCAAGGCGAGGAGGTTTTATCCAGATAAACACAAAACAAGCGGATTTTTTGTTGCGAAGATACGACGGAAATCTTAG
- a CDS encoding iron-sulfur cluster assembly protein: protein MEIEEIYEELKKVKEPISGEDIVSLGIVSLVRKEDNKVIIFLGLARRTPRRPFEMAVNWIIHVRIVKDIVKVLEGKVNFEIIDDMTFQRYYPREEV from the coding sequence TTGGAGATTGAGGAAATTTACGAGGAGCTAAAAAAGGTTAAAGAGCCTATAAGCGGAGAAGATATCGTCAGTCTGGGAATTGTAAGTCTGGTTAGAAAAGAAGACAACAAAGTAATAATTTTCCTTGGATTGGCGAGAAGGACGCCGAGACGTCCATTTGAAATGGCAGTTAATTGGATAATTCATGTCAGAATAGTTAAAGATATAGTAAAGGTTTTAGAAGGAAAAGTTAACTTCGAGATAATTGATGACATGACATTCCAAAGATATTATCCAAGAGAGGAGGTTTAA